A window from Malania oleifera isolate guangnan ecotype guangnan chromosome 7, ASM2987363v1, whole genome shotgun sequence encodes these proteins:
- the LOC131159876 gene encoding vacuolar-sorting receptor 1-like isoform X1, translating into MREKLGFLLCVWCMLWGCCVGRFMVEKNSLRVTSPDWLRDVYECAIGNFGVPQYGGTMVGTALYPKANQKACKNFEDVDISLKSKPGGLPVFILIDRGDCYFTLKAWNAQQAGAAAILVADDKIEPLITMDTPEEENAGADYVQKISIPSALISKSFGDKIKKALSNGEMVNINLDWRESLPHPDERVEYELWTNSNDECGPKCDSQIDFVKTFKGPAQILERNGYTLFTPHYITWYCPEAFILSKQCKSQCINHGRYCAPDPEQDFSKGYDGKDVVVQNLREACFFKVANESRKPWLWWDYVTDFAIRCPMKEKKYNKECAEQVIHSLGLDVKEVEKCVGDPEADVENPVLKAEQDAQIGKGSRGDVTILPTLVINNRQYRGKLDKGAVLKAICAGFQETTEPTICLTEDMETNECMENNGGCWQDKAANVTACKVLLMLLKNSQHGFDVNHVYCFLTASGALRCAINNGGCWKKTQGGRTHSACNEGHSKGCHCPPGFRGDGVHSCEDVDECKDKSACQCRGCKCKNTWGSYECSCSGNLLYMREHDTCISKDADTAVSWSFIWVIILGLAAAGVGAYAVYKYRIRRYMDSEIRAIMAQYMPLDNQAEVPNHVSHGDI; encoded by the exons ATGAgggaaaagctagggtttttgttGTGCGTCTGGTGCATGCTCTGGGGGTGCTGCGTGGGTAGGTTCATGGTGGAGAAGAACAGCTTGAGAGTGACTTCACCGGATTGGTTGAGGGATGTGTATGAATGTGCGATTGGTAATTTCGGTGTTCCTCAGTATGGAGGAACCATGGTTGGGACGGCGCTTTACCCGAAAGCCAATCAGAAGGCATGCAAGAACTTCGAGGACGTTGATATTTCCTTAAAATCAAAACCAGGAGGTCTTCCGGTCTTTATTCTCATCGATCGTGGAG ATTGTTACTTCACCTTGAAGGCATGGAATGCCCAACAAGCTGGAGCTGCTGCTATTCTTGTTGCAGATGACAAGATTGAACCTCTGATCACTATGGACACCCCCGAAGAAGAAAATGCAGGAGCTGATTATGTTCAAAAGATCTCGATTCCTTCTGCACTTATTAGCAAATCTTTTGGGGATAAAATTAAGAAGGCTTTATCTAATGGGGAGATGGTTAACATCAATCTGGATTGGAGGGAATCCCTTCCTCATCCTGATGAGCGGGTTGAGTATGAGCTCTGGACAAATAGTAATGATGAGTGTGGTCCAAAATGCGACAGCCAGATTGATTTTGTCAAGACCTTCAAAGGGCCTGCCCAAATACTTGAGCGGAATGGTTACACACTGTTCACTCCACATTATATAACTTGGTACTGCCCAGAAGCTTTTATTTTAAGCAAACAATGCAAATCTCAGTGCATCAACCATGGGCGATACTGTGCTCCTGATCCTGAGCAGGATTTCAGTAAAGGGTATGATGGGAAGGATGTTGTGGTTCAAAATTTACGCGAAGCTTGCTTTTTTAAGGTGGCTAATGAAAGTAGAAAGCCTTGGCTTTGGTGGGACTATGTGACTGACTTTGCAATCCGTTGCCCAATGAAAGAGAAGAAATACAACAAAGAGTGTGCTGAACAAGTCATACATTCTTTGG GTCTTGATGTCAAGGAGGTAGAAAAATGTGTGGGAGACCCTGAGGCAGATGTGGAAAACCCAGTCCTTAAAGCTGAACAGGATGCACAG ATAGGAAAAGGCTCCCGCGGAGATGTGACTATATTGCCTACACTTGTAATAAACAACAGACAATATAGAG GGAAGTTGGACAAAGGAGCTGTTCTTAAAGCCATATGTGCAGGTTTCCAAGAGACTACTGAGCCTACAATTTGTTTAACTGAAG ATATGGAAACAAATGAGTGTATGGAAAACAATGGTGGATGCTGGCAAGACAAGGCTGCAAATGTTACAGCATGCAAGGTTCTTTTAATGTTGTTAAAAAATTCTCAAC ATGGTTTTGATGtaaatcatgtttattgttttttaACAGCTTCTGGAGCTTTACGCTGTGCAATTAACAATGGAGGCTGTTGGAAGAAGACTCAAGGTGGTAGGACTCACTCTGCTTGTAAT GAAGGCCATTCAAAGGGGTGCCATTGTCCACCAGGATTCAGAGGTGATGGGGTCCATTCTTGTGAAG ATGTGGATGAGTGCAAAGATAAGTCAGCCTGTCAATGCCGAGGCTGCAAATGCAAGAACACCTGGGGCAGTTATGAGTGCAGTTGTTCTGGAAATTTATTATATATGCGAGAGCATGACACTTGTATAA GTAAAGATGCTGACACTGCAGTTAGCTGGAGCTTTATTTGGGTTATAATTCTTGGTTTGGCTGCTGCTGGTGTAGGGGCTTATGCAGTTTACAAGTACAGGATCCGG AGATACATGGATTCAGAAATACGGGCAATCATGGCGCAGTACATGCCATTGGATAACCAAGCAGAGGTTCCTAACCATGTTTCCCATGGTGATATTTGA
- the LOC131159876 gene encoding vacuolar-sorting receptor 1-like isoform X2, protein MREKLGFLLCVWCMLWGCCVGRFMVEKNSLRVTSPDWLRDVYECAIGNFGVPQYGGTMVGTALYPKANQKACKNFEDVDISLKSKPGGLPVFILIDRGDCYFTLKAWNAQQAGAAAILVADDKIEPLITMDTPEEENAGADYVQKISIPSALISKSFGDKIKKALSNGEMVNINLDWRESLPHPDERVEYELWTNSNDECGPKCDSQIDFVKTFKGPAQILERNGYTLFTPHYITWYCPEAFILSKQCKSQCINHGRYCAPDPEQDFSKGYDGKDVVVQNLREACFFKVANESRKPWLWWDYVTDFAIRCPMKEKKYNKECAEQVIHSLGLDVKEVEKCVGDPEADVENPVLKAEQDAQIGKGSRGDVTILPTLVINNRQYRGKLDKGAVLKAICAGFQETTEPTICLTEDMETNECMENNGGCWQDKAANVTACKDTFRGRVCECPIVQGVKFVGDGYSHCEASGALRCAINNGGCWKKTQGGRTHSACNEGHSKGCHCPPGFRGDGVHSCEDVDECKDKSACQCRGCKCKNTWGSYECSCSGNLLYMREHDTCISKDADTAVSWSFIWVIILGLAAAGVGAYAVYKYRIRRYMDSEIRAIMAQYMPLDNQAEVPNHVSHGDI, encoded by the exons ATGAgggaaaagctagggtttttgttGTGCGTCTGGTGCATGCTCTGGGGGTGCTGCGTGGGTAGGTTCATGGTGGAGAAGAACAGCTTGAGAGTGACTTCACCGGATTGGTTGAGGGATGTGTATGAATGTGCGATTGGTAATTTCGGTGTTCCTCAGTATGGAGGAACCATGGTTGGGACGGCGCTTTACCCGAAAGCCAATCAGAAGGCATGCAAGAACTTCGAGGACGTTGATATTTCCTTAAAATCAAAACCAGGAGGTCTTCCGGTCTTTATTCTCATCGATCGTGGAG ATTGTTACTTCACCTTGAAGGCATGGAATGCCCAACAAGCTGGAGCTGCTGCTATTCTTGTTGCAGATGACAAGATTGAACCTCTGATCACTATGGACACCCCCGAAGAAGAAAATGCAGGAGCTGATTATGTTCAAAAGATCTCGATTCCTTCTGCACTTATTAGCAAATCTTTTGGGGATAAAATTAAGAAGGCTTTATCTAATGGGGAGATGGTTAACATCAATCTGGATTGGAGGGAATCCCTTCCTCATCCTGATGAGCGGGTTGAGTATGAGCTCTGGACAAATAGTAATGATGAGTGTGGTCCAAAATGCGACAGCCAGATTGATTTTGTCAAGACCTTCAAAGGGCCTGCCCAAATACTTGAGCGGAATGGTTACACACTGTTCACTCCACATTATATAACTTGGTACTGCCCAGAAGCTTTTATTTTAAGCAAACAATGCAAATCTCAGTGCATCAACCATGGGCGATACTGTGCTCCTGATCCTGAGCAGGATTTCAGTAAAGGGTATGATGGGAAGGATGTTGTGGTTCAAAATTTACGCGAAGCTTGCTTTTTTAAGGTGGCTAATGAAAGTAGAAAGCCTTGGCTTTGGTGGGACTATGTGACTGACTTTGCAATCCGTTGCCCAATGAAAGAGAAGAAATACAACAAAGAGTGTGCTGAACAAGTCATACATTCTTTGG GTCTTGATGTCAAGGAGGTAGAAAAATGTGTGGGAGACCCTGAGGCAGATGTGGAAAACCCAGTCCTTAAAGCTGAACAGGATGCACAG ATAGGAAAAGGCTCCCGCGGAGATGTGACTATATTGCCTACACTTGTAATAAACAACAGACAATATAGAG GGAAGTTGGACAAAGGAGCTGTTCTTAAAGCCATATGTGCAGGTTTCCAAGAGACTACTGAGCCTACAATTTGTTTAACTGAAG ATATGGAAACAAATGAGTGTATGGAAAACAATGGTGGATGCTGGCAAGACAAGGCTGCAAATGTTACAGCATGCAAG GATACTTTTCGTGGGAGAGTGTGTGAATGCCCTATTGTCCAAGGTGTGAAGTTTGTGGGCGACGGTTATTCTCATTGTGAAG CTTCTGGAGCTTTACGCTGTGCAATTAACAATGGAGGCTGTTGGAAGAAGACTCAAGGTGGTAGGACTCACTCTGCTTGTAAT GAAGGCCATTCAAAGGGGTGCCATTGTCCACCAGGATTCAGAGGTGATGGGGTCCATTCTTGTGAAG ATGTGGATGAGTGCAAAGATAAGTCAGCCTGTCAATGCCGAGGCTGCAAATGCAAGAACACCTGGGGCAGTTATGAGTGCAGTTGTTCTGGAAATTTATTATATATGCGAGAGCATGACACTTGTATAA GTAAAGATGCTGACACTGCAGTTAGCTGGAGCTTTATTTGGGTTATAATTCTTGGTTTGGCTGCTGCTGGTGTAGGGGCTTATGCAGTTTACAAGTACAGGATCCGG AGATACATGGATTCAGAAATACGGGCAATCATGGCGCAGTACATGCCATTGGATAACCAAGCAGAGGTTCCTAACCATGTTTCCCATGGTGATATTTGA